The Thiohalomonas denitrificans genome contains a region encoding:
- a CDS encoding TIGR02680 family protein, producing MSDLPQPTRPRWQPLRTGLVDLFYYDEETFAFRDGHLLLRGNNGTGKSKVLALTLPFLLDGRLAPTRVEPDGDPHKRMEWNLLLGGKYSERLGYAWIEFGRLDESGEPRYFTAGCGLKAVAGRSVQSWFFTTDRRVGGDLALIDGHDRALSRDRLKEALEGSGELFDTAARYRRALDETLFHLGEERYEALINLLIQLRQPQLSKRPDEQALSHALTEALPPLNQAVLADVAEAFRNLDAEREELDSLHEAQVAVEEFLHHYREYARIAARRRAREVRGAQSRHEKSSAALTGKRDEQGSAWAEEKRLEALDRQLRDDLKRARVEAETLRASEEMRDARELKRAEEEAEREIREVESRRGEERHLKGELQSKADRLRRGQGRVAESTARVEAARAELDPAAQAAGLQALNRRVMEPLRLPNGPEPADDALIDEADRLLREETAKRRDAIEHLRQLNRQHREAEAAHDTARDVRQREADEGHRLDEERAEAELAVEASGAALTAAFRGYAEGLQVLHLPDPEAVAAELADWSESLDGVNPAAETVDEAYRVQLRALADERAGVRSRREVLDEERQTWRAERSRLERGEHARPPRPHVRDPAVRAERPGAPLWELIDFRTELPAKRAAAVEAALEASGLLDAWVLPDGGLLAPETWDTVLVPDAPTETHLGTLLRPAVDRDDPRAADVEDAVLERLLAAISWGESDHPAWVTEDGRWRLGPARGAWGKPRAEYIGRGAREAARRRRIAELDELIARQEALIAELDAELKRLSGQSHTADRERAALPGDTELRAAHERVTELIARRRRQQERIDRAEQALAAARERLHEATRSRDEAAGDLGLPTDDTALAERFEGVRDYTAAARAFWPTLREHWQNRAVLAEIARDVAQTRERLEARRLRREEAERSAEAAEVRRDTLRTTVGEAAETVLARLADAEARIAQGDQAIEDNGVDQRTLTGRIERLRADIGHLEGELRQRNEARERAVRALEQFADEGLLGTALPALELPERRPWAADPAVRLARRMEEALVAVDDADSAWERRQRGLMEHVTALQQALSRHGHQASAEPVGELLVVQVVFQSKAQGPDELAGNLEREVTERGRLLNAREQELLENYLIDEVASQLQVMVSGAERMVAAMNEELEKRPTSTGMRLRLQWTPVQEGFDADGVNLPGGFAEVRRRLRQLAEAWTPEDREAVGGFLKQRIDEARADTRGGSLAEVLERALDYRRWHRFVVERWQDGRWRKAYGPASGGERALVVTIPLFAAASSHYSSAAEQAPRLVMLDEAFAGIDDDARAKCMGLLAQFDLDFMMTSEREWGCYPDLPGLAIAQLVRREEFDTVFVSRWNWDGRRRHKEPDPISSELEANPELF from the coding sequence ATGAGCGACCTTCCGCAGCCTACCCGCCCGCGCTGGCAGCCGCTGCGCACCGGCCTGGTCGACCTCTTCTACTACGACGAGGAGACCTTCGCCTTTCGCGACGGCCACCTGCTGCTGCGCGGCAACAACGGCACCGGCAAGTCCAAGGTGCTGGCGCTGACGCTGCCCTTCCTGCTCGACGGGCGCCTCGCCCCGACCCGCGTGGAGCCCGACGGCGACCCCCACAAGCGCATGGAGTGGAACCTGCTGCTGGGCGGCAAGTACAGCGAACGGCTCGGCTACGCCTGGATCGAATTCGGCCGGCTCGACGAGAGCGGCGAGCCCCGCTACTTCACCGCCGGCTGCGGCCTCAAGGCGGTGGCGGGACGCTCCGTACAGAGCTGGTTCTTCACTACCGACCGGCGGGTCGGCGGGGATCTTGCACTGATCGACGGGCACGACCGCGCCCTCAGCCGCGATCGCCTGAAAGAGGCCCTGGAGGGCAGCGGCGAACTCTTCGATACCGCGGCCCGATACCGCCGCGCCCTCGACGAGACCCTGTTCCACCTGGGCGAGGAGCGCTACGAAGCGCTGATCAACCTGCTCATTCAACTCCGTCAGCCACAGCTCTCCAAGCGCCCCGACGAACAGGCCCTCTCCCATGCCTTGACCGAGGCACTGCCACCCTTGAACCAGGCGGTGCTCGCCGACGTGGCCGAGGCGTTCCGCAATCTGGACGCCGAGCGCGAGGAGCTGGACTCCCTGCACGAGGCACAGGTCGCGGTGGAGGAGTTCCTGCATCACTACCGCGAATACGCCCGCATCGCCGCCCGGCGGCGCGCCCGCGAGGTGCGCGGCGCCCAGAGCCGCCACGAGAAAAGCAGTGCCGCCCTCACCGGCAAACGCGATGAACAGGGCAGTGCATGGGCCGAGGAGAAACGGCTGGAGGCGCTCGACCGTCAGCTGCGGGATGACCTGAAGAGAGCACGCGTCGAGGCCGAGACCCTGCGCGCCTCCGAGGAGATGCGCGATGCCCGCGAACTCAAGCGGGCGGAGGAAGAGGCGGAGCGCGAAATACGGGAGGTGGAGAGCCGGCGCGGCGAGGAGCGCCATTTGAAAGGCGAACTCCAGTCGAAGGCGGATCGCCTGCGCCGCGGTCAGGGACGTGTGGCGGAGAGCACCGCTCGGGTCGAGGCGGCACGCGCGGAGCTGGACCCGGCCGCGCAGGCAGCCGGCTTGCAGGCGCTCAACCGGCGCGTAATGGAGCCCCTGCGTCTGCCCAACGGGCCGGAGCCGGCCGACGATGCCCTGATCGACGAAGCCGACCGTCTCCTGCGGGAAGAGACGGCCAAACGCCGGGATGCCATCGAGCACCTGCGGCAGCTCAACCGGCAACACCGGGAGGCGGAAGCGGCGCACGACACCGCCCGCGACGTGCGGCAGCGCGAGGCCGACGAAGGGCACCGGCTTGACGAAGAGCGCGCCGAGGCGGAGCTGGCCGTCGAGGCGTCGGGCGCGGCCCTGACCGCCGCATTCCGCGGCTACGCCGAGGGCCTGCAGGTGTTGCATCTACCGGACCCGGAGGCGGTCGCCGCCGAACTGGCCGACTGGTCCGAGAGCCTCGACGGGGTCAACCCCGCCGCCGAGACGGTGGACGAGGCCTATCGCGTGCAGCTGCGTGCCCTCGCCGACGAGCGGGCGGGAGTGCGCAGCCGCCGGGAGGTGCTGGATGAAGAGCGCCAAACGTGGCGGGCGGAGCGCAGCCGACTGGAACGGGGTGAGCACGCCCGCCCACCACGACCCCATGTGCGGGATCCGGCCGTACGTGCCGAACGCCCCGGCGCTCCCCTTTGGGAACTGATCGACTTCCGCACGGAGCTACCGGCCAAACGCGCCGCCGCCGTCGAGGCGGCCCTCGAGGCCTCGGGCCTGCTGGACGCCTGGGTACTCCCCGACGGCGGGCTGCTGGCGCCGGAGACCTGGGACACGGTGCTGGTGCCGGACGCCCCGACCGAAACCCACCTGGGCACTCTACTGCGACCGGCCGTGGACCGCGATGACCCGCGCGCCGCAGATGTCGAGGATGCCGTGCTGGAGCGGCTGCTGGCCGCCATCAGCTGGGGTGAATCCGACCATCCGGCCTGGGTGACGGAGGACGGCCGCTGGCGTCTCGGCCCCGCCCGCGGCGCCTGGGGCAAGCCGCGCGCCGAATACATCGGCCGCGGCGCACGCGAGGCAGCCCGCCGGCGCCGGATCGCCGAATTGGACGAGCTGATCGCCCGCCAGGAGGCATTGATTGCCGAACTGGACGCCGAGCTCAAACGCCTGAGCGGGCAGTCGCACACGGCGGATCGGGAACGTGCCGCCCTGCCGGGTGACACCGAGCTTCGCGCCGCCCACGAGCGGGTGACCGAGCTGATAGCCCGCCGCCGGCGACAGCAGGAGCGCATCGATCGGGCCGAACAGGCGCTCGCCGCCGCCCGCGAACGGCTCCACGAGGCGACCCGAAGCCGCGACGAGGCCGCCGGCGACCTCGGACTGCCGACCGACGATACCGCCTTGGCCGAACGGTTCGAAGGGGTACGCGACTATACGGCGGCGGCGCGGGCGTTCTGGCCGACCCTGCGCGAACACTGGCAGAACCGTGCCGTGCTTGCCGAGATCGCGCGGGACGTGGCGCAGACCCGCGAACGCCTGGAGGCGCGGCGGCTGCGCCGCGAGGAGGCGGAGCGCTCCGCCGAGGCCGCCGAGGTGCGCCGCGATACCCTGCGCACCACGGTCGGCGAGGCGGCCGAGACGGTGCTCGCCCGGCTGGCCGATGCCGAGGCGCGGATCGCACAGGGCGATCAGGCGATCGAGGATAACGGGGTCGACCAGCGGACCCTCACGGGGCGCATCGAGCGGTTGCGCGCCGACATCGGCCACCTCGAAGGCGAACTGCGCCAGCGCAACGAGGCACGCGAGCGCGCGGTGCGGGCGCTGGAGCAGTTCGCCGACGAAGGGCTGCTCGGGACCGCCCTGCCGGCGCTGGAATTGCCCGAGCGCCGTCCCTGGGCCGCCGATCCGGCGGTGCGCCTGGCCCGGCGCATGGAGGAGGCGCTGGTCGCGGTCGACGATGCCGATTCCGCCTGGGAACGCCGCCAACGCGGGCTCATGGAGCACGTCACCGCCCTCCAGCAGGCGCTCTCGCGCCACGGACACCAGGCCAGTGCCGAACCGGTTGGCGAGCTGTTGGTGGTGCAGGTCGTCTTCCAGTCCAAAGCCCAAGGGCCCGACGAACTGGCGGGCAATCTCGAGCGCGAGGTAACCGAGCGCGGGCGTCTCCTCAATGCCCGTGAGCAGGAGCTGTTGGAGAACTACCTGATCGACGAGGTCGCCAGCCAGCTACAGGTCATGGTCTCCGGTGCCGAGCGGATGGTCGCCGCCATGAACGAAGAGCTGGAGAAGCGCCCCACCAGTACCGGCATGCGGCTGCGTCTGCAGTGGACTCCGGTCCAGGAGGGCTTTGATGCGGACGGCGTCAACCTGCCCGGCGGCTTCGCCGAGGTGCGCCGACGCCTGCGCCAGCTGGCCGAGGCGTGGACTCCGGAAGACCGGGAGGCGGTGGGCGGCTTTCTCAAGCAGCGCATCGACGAGGCGCGCGCCGATACCCGCGGCGGCTCCCTGGCCGAGGTCCTGGAGCGGGCACTCGACTACCGTCGCTGGCACCGCTTCGTGGTCGAGCGCTGGCAGGACGGCCGCTGGCGCAAGGCCTACGGCCCCGCTTCCGGCGGCGAGCGGGCGCTGGTGGTCACCATCCCCCTCTTCGCCGCCGCGAGTAGCCACTACTCCAGCGCCGCCGAGCAGGCCCCGCGTCTGGTGATGCTCGACGAGGCCTTCGCCGGCATCGACGATGACGCCCGCGCCAAGTGCATGGGGCTGCTCGCCCAGTTCGACCTCGATTTCATGATGACCAGCGAGCGGGAGTGGGGCTGCTACCCCGACCTGCCGGGCCTCGCCATCGCCCAACTCGTGCGCCGCGAAGAGTTCGACACCGTCTTCGTCTCCCGCTGGAACTGGGATGGCCGCCGCCGCCACAAAGAGCCCGACCCGATCAGCTCCGAGCTGGAGGCCAATCCCGAGCTGTTCTGA
- a CDS encoding TIGR02679 family protein: protein MSDDTERLQRLLGRADLRWLLAAVRRRLERGGGDRLSVSGLEPPQRAAAEALFGRRAGTGRSFSFRLPELEAILQRAGAARDLVGAIERLTGPLVDHRAEQARARGAWDAVFAAAESWTKERGLERWLDDLRRNGLLKRLAEGEPSTAERLLNESRRVIERLPSHGESLSTLAARATGDAHGLDPGRPLAALVRRALRYIADLTAEPDDPRALWATVGVSVGGALTSTVLVLNLPACGDTPTDRSLVLQREAGEPTWLTLRQLLRQPPGWRASGSPIHICENPAVVAEAADAFGADSPPLVCTYGRPTAAVTTLLDSLTAAGAELHYHGDFDWTGIAIANAVISRYDALPWRFAAADYRRAAETGEMPLTGNPVIAHWDPSLTDTMRNTGIAVHEESVMSLLLADLVRMPQNGS, encoded by the coding sequence ATGTCAGATGATACCGAACGCCTGCAGCGCCTCCTGGGCCGCGCCGACCTGCGCTGGCTGCTCGCTGCGGTGCGCCGGCGTCTCGAACGCGGCGGCGGCGACCGATTGTCGGTGTCCGGGCTGGAGCCCCCGCAACGCGCCGCCGCCGAGGCCCTGTTCGGACGGCGGGCGGGCACCGGGCGCAGCTTCAGCTTTCGGCTGCCGGAGCTGGAGGCGATACTCCAGAGGGCTGGAGCGGCCAGGGACCTGGTTGGCGCCATCGAACGGCTCACCGGACCGCTGGTCGACCATAGGGCCGAACAAGCCAGAGCGCGGGGAGCGTGGGACGCGGTATTCGCTGCTGCCGAGTCGTGGACCAAAGAGCGCGGCCTTGAGCGTTGGCTGGACGACCTGCGCCGCAACGGCCTGCTGAAGCGGCTCGCCGAGGGCGAACCGTCCACCGCCGAGCGGCTGCTCAATGAGTCGCGCCGGGTGATCGAACGCCTACCTTCCCATGGCGAGAGCCTCAGTACTCTGGCCGCCCGCGCCACCGGTGACGCCCACGGTCTGGACCCCGGCCGCCCGCTGGCCGCCCTCGTGCGGCGCGCCCTTCGGTACATAGCCGATCTGACCGCGGAGCCCGATGACCCACGCGCACTCTGGGCCACGGTCGGCGTCTCGGTGGGTGGCGCCCTTACCAGCACCGTCCTAGTACTCAATCTGCCGGCCTGCGGCGACACCCCAACCGACCGAAGCCTCGTACTACAGCGCGAAGCGGGCGAACCGACCTGGCTCACCCTCCGTCAGTTGCTACGGCAGCCGCCCGGCTGGCGCGCCTCGGGAAGCCCCATCCATATCTGCGAAAACCCCGCCGTTGTAGCCGAGGCCGCCGACGCCTTCGGTGCCGACAGCCCACCCCTCGTCTGTACCTACGGCCGTCCTACCGCCGCGGTCACCACCCTTCTGGACTCCCTTACCGCCGCTGGCGCCGAACTCCACTACCACGGCGACTTCGACTGGACCGGCATTGCTATCGCCAACGCTGTCATCAGCCGCTACGATGCCCTCCCCTGGCGCTTCGCCGCCGCCGACTACCGGCGTGCGGCCGAGACCGGCGAAATGCCACTCACCGGTAACCCTGTCATCGCCCACTGGGACCCGAGCCTCACCGATACCATGCGCAATACCGGCATCGCCGTGCACGAGGAATCAGTAATGTCCCTGCTGCTGGCGGACCTGGTCCGAATGCCTCAAAACGGTTCGTAA
- a CDS encoding nucleotidyltransferase domain-containing protein codes for MDLGILYRHEPPPSLDGLGLDIAATLEAALHRPVDLVVLNHVSPDLIHHVLRDGVLLLETDRSARIRFEVKSRSEYFDVLPYLRQYRHRRDPSHDRS; via the coding sequence CTGGACCTAGGGATTCTGTACCGCCACGAGCCGCCTCCTTCGCTGGACGGCCTCGGCCTCGACATCGCCGCTACTTTGGAAGCGGCGCTCCACCGCCCCGTAGATCTGGTGGTGCTTAATCACGTATCGCCCGACCTGATCCATCACGTTCTGCGGGACGGCGTACTGCTGCTGGAGACCGATCGTTCGGCCCGCATCCGCTTCGAAGTCAAATCCCGATCGGAGTACTTCGACGTTCTGCCCTATCTGCGCCAATATCGCCACCGCCGTGACCCGAGCCATGACCGATCCTGA